The Thermobispora bispora DSM 43833 genome window below encodes:
- a CDS encoding ABC transporter ATP-binding protein, translated as MASIVLRNVDKIYAGGVKAVSGLNLEIKDGEFMVLVGPSGCGKSTALRMIAGLEEISNGEILIGDRVVNHLPPKDRDIAMVFQNYALYPHMTVEENLAFGLKLRKMPKAEIQKRVQEAAKMLGLEPYLKRKPAALSGGQRQRVAMGRAIVREPQPFLMDEPLSNLDAKLRVSMRASLKQLHDRLRVTTVYVTHDQVEAMTLGDRVCVLRDGVLQQVDTPQNLFDNPVNLFVAGFMGSPAMNFTHAELIRDGQGSAVVFAGYRLPVPDSTFQAKPGLDGYIGRKIILGVRPSDFEEAHSVNGHGAGWAHMKVKADVTEELGSEINVLFTIDAPPVEHEATQAARDRSDDDGTLPLTGDKSLWTARVNARSHVRPGEEVELVVDTHRLHFFDPATGLAIGHPANIGR; from the coding sequence ATGGCTTCCATCGTTCTGAGGAACGTCGACAAGATCTACGCCGGCGGGGTCAAGGCCGTGAGCGGCCTGAACCTCGAGATCAAGGACGGCGAGTTCATGGTCCTGGTCGGGCCCTCGGGATGCGGTAAGTCGACCGCGCTGCGGATGATCGCCGGGCTGGAGGAGATCAGCAACGGCGAGATCCTCATCGGCGACCGGGTGGTCAACCACCTGCCGCCGAAGGACCGCGACATCGCGATGGTCTTCCAGAACTACGCGCTCTACCCGCACATGACGGTCGAGGAGAACCTCGCCTTCGGCCTGAAGCTCCGCAAGATGCCCAAGGCCGAGATCCAGAAGCGGGTGCAGGAAGCGGCGAAGATGCTCGGCCTGGAGCCGTACCTCAAGCGGAAGCCGGCCGCCCTGTCCGGTGGTCAGCGCCAGCGCGTCGCCATGGGCCGGGCGATCGTCCGCGAGCCGCAGCCGTTCCTCATGGACGAGCCGCTGTCCAACCTCGACGCCAAGCTGCGGGTCTCGATGCGGGCCTCGCTCAAGCAGCTCCACGACCGGCTCCGCGTCACCACGGTCTACGTCACCCACGACCAGGTCGAGGCGATGACCCTCGGCGACCGGGTCTGCGTGCTCCGCGACGGCGTGCTCCAGCAGGTCGACACCCCGCAGAACCTGTTCGACAACCCGGTTAACCTGTTCGTCGCCGGCTTCATGGGCTCCCCGGCGATGAACTTCACCCACGCCGAGCTCATCCGCGATGGCCAGGGTTCCGCGGTCGTCTTCGCCGGCTACCGCCTCCCCGTCCCCGACTCCACCTTCCAGGCCAAGCCCGGCCTCGACGGGTACATCGGCCGGAAGATCATCCTCGGTGTCCGCCCGTCGGACTTCGAGGAGGCGCACTCGGTCAACGGCCACGGCGCCGGCTGGGCGCACATGAAGGTGAAGGCGGACGTCACCGAGGAGCTCGGCTCCGAGATCAACGTGCTCTTCACCATCGACGCGCCGCCGGTCGAGCACGAGGCCACCCAGGCCGCCCGTGACCGGTCCGACGACGACGGCACGCTCCCGCTCACCGGGGACAAGTCGCTGTGGACCGCCCGGGTGAACGCCCGCAGCCACGTGCGCCCCGGCGAGGAGGTCGAGCTCGTCGTGGACACGCACCGGCTGCACTTCTTCGACCCGGCCACCGGCCTGGCGATCGGG